In Canis lupus baileyi chromosome X, mCanLup2.hap1, whole genome shotgun sequence, one DNA window encodes the following:
- the LOC140628560 gene encoding melanoma-associated antigen B4-like, protein VEAAEAAEAAEAAAAEEAPRIPSLSLQGSPPRAPEAAAAPPPQPGSPGASASACASASASGSPREQGAGSPAGSPGPSARRDPLSRKASMLVQLLLEKHSSGEPVPRAALQKTVGRKYREHFPEIFRCAAERLELVFGLELREVDARSQSYALVSKLGLAAAATSTRELPKTGLLMTLLGVIFMKGNRAAEEDIWEFLHMLGVYEGRWHLIFGEPRKLLTQDLVRQGYLEYRQVPASDPPRHEFLWGPRARAETSKMQVLQVLAKINDTVPSCFPELYAEALLDQEERAGPRASARGASATARAASAMGASAAAASAMGASATATTATARWALASARGASAAAAAATATAWPPALEAALGFLRLQGGARGGGGSSSGLQRGGRSTL, encoded by the coding sequence gtggaggcggcggaggcggcggaggcggcggaggcggcggcggccgaggagGCCCCCCGCATCCCCTCGCTGAGCCTGCAGGGGAGTCCCCCGCGCGCccccgaggcggcggcggcgccccccCCGCAGCCCGGGTCTCCCggcgcctccgcctccgcctgcgcctccgcctccgcctcggGGTCGCCGCGGGAGCAGGGCGCCGGGAGCCCCGCCGGGTCCCCCGGCCCCAGCGCCCGCAGGGACCCCCTCAGCCGCAAGGCCAGCATGCTGGTGCAGCTCCTGCTGGAGAAGCACAGCAGCGGGGAGCCCGTCCCGCGGGCCGCGCTGCAGAAGACGGTGGGCAGGAAGTACCGCGAGCACTTCCCCGAGATCTTCCGGTGCGCCGCCGAGCGCCTGGAGCTGGTCTTCGGCCTGGAGCTCAGGGAGGTCGACGCCCGCAGCCAGTCGTACGCGCTGGTCAGCAAGCTGGGcctggccgccgccgccaccagcACCCGGGAGCTGCCCAAGACCGGCCTCCTCATGACGCTGCTGGGCGTCATCTTCATGAAGGGCAACCGCGCCGCCGAGGAGGACATCTGGGAGTTCCTGCACATGCTGGGCGTCTACGAGGGCAGGTGGCACCTGATCTTCGGGGAGCCCCGGAAGCTCCTCACCCAAGACCTGGTGCGCCAGGGCTACCTGGAGTACCGCCAGGTGCCGGCCAGCGACCCCCCGCGCCACGAGTTCCTGTGGGGCCCGCGAGCCCGCGCCGAGACCAGCAAGATGCAGGTGCTGCAGGTCCTCGCCAAGATCAACGACACCGTGCCCAGCTGCTTCCCCGAGCTCTACGCCGAGGCTCTGCTAGACCAGGAGGAGCGCGCGGGGCCCAGGGCCTCGGCCAGGGGGGCCTCGGCCACGGCCAGGGCGGCCTCGGCCATGGGGGCCTCGGCTGCCGCTGCCTCGGCCATGGGGGCCTCGGCCACCGCGACCACGGCCACGGCCAGGTGGGCCTTGGCCTCGGCCAGGGGGGCCTCGGCCGCCGCGGCCGCGGCCACAGCCACGGCCTGGCCGCCTGCCCTGGAGGCGGCGCTGGGCTTCCTCCGCCTCCAGGGAGGCGctcggggcggcggcggctcctcctCGGGGCTGCAGCGGGGCGGGCGGTCCACCTTGTGA
- the LOC140627514 gene encoding melanoma-associated antigen B5-like: MPRGQKSKHRTRTRTHTREKRHQSHGDSQSNEGVQSPEAQEESPISSSPALEGNTQSLSAPESTSTFQESCRASSTTIITSDISGTRSDEGENSQDEENLYFSEPLPSSESECLDILTMKVSLLEQFLLYRYKMKQPIMKEDILNIIGQNYKDHYSEILKQASEHIEIIFAVDLKEIDSTGHSYDLVSKVKLPNNGRVRAGRGLPKTGLLMTVLGVIFMKGNCAAEEDIWKFLGMMRVYAGRKHFIYGEPRKLITKDLVRLQYLEYRQVSNSDPPRYELLWGPKAQAETSKMQVLEFLAKVSDTVPSAFSTRYEEALRDEEERVQARRSARHYCYSQYVL, translated from the coding sequence ATGCCTCGGGGTCAGAAGAGTAAGCACCGCACTCGCACTCGCACTCACACTCGTGAGAAACGCCACCAGTCTCATGGTGACTCCCAGAGTAACGAGGGAGTTCAGAGCCCTGAAGCACAGGAAGAGTCCCCCATCTCCTCTTCTCCTGCTTTGGAGGGGAATACCCAGAGTTTATCAGCTCCTGAGTCAACTAGCACTTTCCAGGAGTCTTGCAGAGCCTCATCTACCACCATTATTACTTCTGATATTTCTGGTACAAGATCTGATGAAGGTGAGAACAGTCAAGATGAGGAAAATCTCTATTTCTCTGAGCCCTTACCTTCTAGTGAGAGCGAATGCCTTGATATTCTAACTATGAAAGTGAGTTTGTTGGAACAGTTTCTTCTGTATAGATATAAAATGAAACAACCCATCATGAAGGAAGATATACTGAATATTATTGGCCAAAATTACAAAGACCATTATTCTGAGATCCTTAAGCAAGCCTCTGAGCACATAGAGATTATCTTTGCAGTCGACTTGAAAGAAATTGATTCAACCGGCCACTCTTACGACCTGGTCAGCAAAGTGAAGCTACCCAACAATGGGAGGGTGCGTGCTGGCAGGGGGTTACCCAAGACCGGCCTGCTCATGACAGTCCTGGGTGTGATCTTCATGAAGGGCAACTGCGCTGCTGAGGAAGACATCTGGAAGTTCCTGGGTATGATGCGAGTATATGCCGGGAGGAAGCACTTCATCTACGGAGAGCCCAGGAAGCTCATCACCAAAGACTTGGTGAGGCTGCAGTACCTAGAGTACCGCCAGGTGTCTAACAGTGATCCTCCACGCTATGAGCTACTGTGGGGTCCGAAAGCTCAAGCTGAAACCAGCAAGATGCAAGTCCTGGAATTTTTAGCCAAGGTTAGTGATACAGTTCCCAGTGCTTTCTCAACAAGATATGAAGAAGCTCTGCGagatgaggaagagagagtccAAGCCAGGCGTTCGGCCAGGCACTACTGCTACAGCCAGTATGTGTTATAG